The Cervus elaphus chromosome 12, mCerEla1.1, whole genome shotgun sequence genome includes a region encoding these proteins:
- the LOC122705481 gene encoding iron-sulfur cluster assembly enzyme ISCU, mitochondrial has product MAAAGVGRLRRAASALLLRAPRLPARELSAPARLYHKKVVDHYENPRNVGSLDKTSKNVGTGLVGAPACGDVMKLQIQVDEKGKIVDARFKTFGCGSAIASSSLATEWVKGKTVEEALTIKNTDIAKELCLPPVKLHCSMLAEDAIKAALADYKLKQEPKTGEAEK; this is encoded by the coding sequence ATGGCGGCGGCTGGAGTGGGCCGGCTGAGGCGGGCGGCGTCGGCCCTGTTGCTCCGGGCCCCGCGCCTGCCCGCCCGGGAGCTGTCAGCGCCCGCTCGGCTCTATCACAAGAAGGTTGTTGATCATTATGAAAATCCCCGGAACGTGGGGTCCCTTGACAAGACATCTAAAAATGTTGGGACTGGATTGGTGGGGGCTCCAGCGTGTGGTGATGTCATGAAATTACAGATTCAAGTGGATGAAAAGGGGAAGATCGTGGACGCCAGGTTTAAAACATTTGGCTGTGGTTCTGCCATTGCCTCCAGCTCGTTAGCCACCGAATGGGTAAAGGGGAAGACGGTGGAGGAAGCCTTGACCATCAAAAACACAGACATCGCCAAGGAGCTGTGCCTGCCGCCCGTGAAGCTGCACTGCTCCATGCTAGCTGAAGACGCCATCAAGGCCGCCCTGGCTGATTACAAACTGAAGCAAGAACCCAAAACAGGAGAGGCCGAGAAGTGA